The following proteins are co-located in the Bosea sp. AS-1 genome:
- a CDS encoding GntR family transcriptional regulator: MPISVRSPEDLGELVGKPGETLAETLRRTLLDMIVFGYFERGTRLYPEKLAEHFNVSLTPVREALMRLAAEGFIEVIQRRGYHIRDPDAKQVLDLWQVRLAIELMAGELMIDRLKAGALADAAIDELEAIHQRLSVEPHAISHKDRHEQNASFHHRIVEFSGNDLLLSTYRGIQMQVLHAWIQRGIETWRARHASEAVEHSAIIKALRDRNPSDYAKAVRAHLGRSLKDALADLKARNVIEELAQSRS, translated from the coding sequence ATGCCCATATCGGTGCGTAGTCCTGAAGATCTGGGCGAGCTCGTCGGCAAGCCGGGCGAGACGCTCGCCGAGACCTTGCGGCGCACGCTGCTCGACATGATCGTGTTCGGCTATTTCGAGCGCGGAACCCGGCTCTATCCAGAAAAGCTCGCCGAGCACTTCAATGTCAGCCTGACGCCGGTGCGCGAGGCCCTGATGCGGCTCGCCGCGGAGGGTTTCATCGAGGTCATCCAGCGGCGCGGCTATCATATTCGCGATCCCGACGCGAAACAGGTCCTCGACCTCTGGCAGGTGCGCCTGGCGATCGAACTCATGGCCGGCGAACTGATGATCGATCGGCTGAAGGCCGGCGCGCTGGCAGATGCGGCGATCGACGAGCTCGAGGCCATCCACCAGCGCCTTTCGGTCGAGCCGCATGCGATCTCGCATAAGGACCGGCACGAGCAGAACGCCAGCTTCCACCACAGGATCGTCGAGTTCAGCGGCAACGACCTGCTGCTTTCGACCTATCGCGGCATCCAGATGCAGGTGCTGCATGCCTGGATCCAGCGCGGCATCGAGACCTGGCGCGCGCGCCACGCCTCCGAGGCCGTGGAGCACAGCGCCATCATCAAGGCGCTGCGCGACCGCAATCCGAGCGACTACGCCAAGGCGGTACGCGCCCATCTCGGCCGCTCGCTCAAGGACGCGCTGGCCGATCTCAAGGCCCGCAACGTGATCGAGGAACTCGCACAGAGCCGAAGCTAA
- a CDS encoding mandelate racemase/muconate lactonizing enzyme family protein, with product MKVSRLRAIQLEARFADVFGGIDKVPAELLAPAAHFRRIPRTGQVSTLVVVESDDGAVGYGEAFGLPHAGAATAIINGVIAPALIGSAIGEPTEMLADLERYFTAMGSTRGPAIEALSGVDIALWDLKARAAGLPLATLLGGTPGPVATYVSPVGFQDHPDKSARAARAYLDQGYTAIKLKVGRGLATDIDHIAAVRGEMGPQAALYLDANCAYDVATAIAVAKALAPYNIGWFEEPVPPDDPQALAEVRKASPVPIAAGENDFTLSAHAKLVAADAVDFLQPNISRAGGVSGLMAIGALCARSGIAMAPHGVGTCVAVSAAVHTCRAAPAVHAYEANRLLNPLRDEMAARPLITEGGQLVAQDVPGHGGEPDFGRLERYALGGLEANKERIHAHIGA from the coding sequence CCGGCCGCGCATTTCCGACGCATCCCGCGGACCGGTCAGGTTTCCACGCTGGTCGTGGTGGAAAGCGACGATGGTGCGGTGGGCTATGGCGAGGCTTTCGGGCTGCCTCACGCTGGCGCTGCCACGGCGATCATCAACGGCGTCATCGCGCCGGCTTTGATCGGCTCGGCCATCGGCGAGCCCACGGAGATGCTGGCCGATCTGGAGCGCTACTTCACGGCGATGGGCAGCACGCGCGGCCCGGCGATCGAAGCGCTGAGCGGCGTCGACATCGCCCTGTGGGACCTCAAGGCGCGCGCCGCCGGCCTCCCCCTGGCGACGCTGCTCGGCGGCACTCCGGGGCCGGTTGCGACCTATGTCAGCCCGGTCGGCTTCCAGGATCATCCCGACAAGTCGGCACGCGCGGCGCGCGCCTATCTCGACCAGGGCTACACCGCGATCAAGCTGAAGGTCGGCCGGGGCCTTGCGACCGACATCGATCACATCGCGGCCGTGCGCGGCGAGATGGGACCTCAGGCCGCGCTCTATCTCGATGCGAACTGCGCCTACGACGTGGCCACGGCGATCGCGGTCGCGAAGGCGCTGGCGCCTTACAATATCGGCTGGTTCGAGGAACCCGTGCCGCCGGACGACCCGCAGGCCCTGGCGGAGGTCCGCAAGGCGTCGCCGGTGCCGATCGCGGCCGGCGAGAACGACTTCACGCTCAGCGCCCATGCCAAGCTCGTCGCCGCCGATGCGGTCGACTTCCTTCAGCCCAATATCTCGCGCGCGGGCGGCGTATCCGGCCTGATGGCGATCGGCGCGCTCTGCGCGCGTTCCGGCATCGCGATGGCGCCCCATGGCGTCGGCACCTGCGTCGCCGTCTCGGCTGCGGTGCATACCTGCCGGGCGGCGCCTGCCGTCCATGCCTATGAGGCGAACCGGCTGCTCAACCCGCTGCGCGACGAGATGGCGGCACGCCCGCTCATCACCGAAGGCGGGCAGCTCGTGGCCCAGGATGTCCCGGGCCACGGCGGCGAGCCGGATTTCGGACGCCTGGAGCGCTATGCCCTCGGCGGCCTGGAGGCGAACAAGGAGCGGATCCATGCCCATATCGGTGCGTAG